In the genome of Vicia villosa cultivar HV-30 ecotype Madison, WI linkage group LG7, Vvil1.0, whole genome shotgun sequence, one region contains:
- the LOC131618647 gene encoding SNF2 domain-containing protein CLASSY 4 encodes MAGGVSSRTRSKNVQLFNSVSLDGPSSSKLKRSRKDYEDETGFHSASCSKKTRVKEKSFVLSQNIKVICIDDDDDDDGDDDVKRKVGSDESGRIDGLDAKKQVESVGGSHDHLVDENYDDDESDESETSDEEFQVNEVSEVSDNDNINSSSYDNYDDDEKEEKKNVWSVVEELVREVKDEKSGVKDGKSGIEESNSIEEVKIQNSPSSVHGSENAYYASVTTSSALEKKGSFDPMKPCASSNLYEEFSETTKAKSVEIVSLDDDDDESVNVGDSDEGKEQYVRGLGVEGVSLFQTKQEKMGGSDKHTIMESNERDHEYRANIYNGEKNESMENKGRGHEGRANIYNGEKKEFMENKGRDHEGRAKIYNGEKKEFMENKGRDHESRVNIYNDEKKESMDNNGLMNQRDKNTLFLPKELRSTKRLAEFYWGNKTTVKNDSIVMEVKGDVVDRQPPLVSVEVHPLIWSLKKVKKLQKTKEEEEEQVLWDEMNASLREEEAESMIGNLGANGKMASPYSLCEHDSFLDEEIGVYCKLCGFVFTDIKDVSPPVVDRFPNGSGKRSSFDNSVNVSPLDGSQFNVSDGGDSEANHFSHVKGTVWDLIPGVKQTLYPHQQEGFEFIWKNLAGNINLHELKYADPHREGGCIISHAPGTGKTRLTIVFLMAYLKVFPECHPVIVAPASLLLTWEDEFKKWDIGVPFHNFNNLELSDKEYRDAVNADNWYNLPPSKDTTRKAKLISWFKEKSIMGISYNLYEKLAGGGGGGEGEEFQDKKKKKNASVEKTKDNSDIGKVLREIPGLLVLDEGHTPRNQRSRIWKVLSKIQTKKRIILSGTPFQNNFYELYNTLSLVKPSFPNTIPRELKKFCQKQEPKKTAKEWSWEANNGNTRENPSDDKIMQFKFLMDPFVHVHKGAILQKKLPGLRDCVLALKPDRLQKQILESIQSSQNTLIYEHKVTMASVHPSLLLECGLLEEEESVIDKNRLEKLRLNPYEGVKTKFLVEFVRLCDAVNEKVLVFSQFIRPLSLIKDQLNMAFNWSEGKEMLYMDGKVDLKDKQSLIHSFNDENCQAKILLASTKACSEGISLVGASRVVLLDVVWNPSVERQAISRAYRIGQKKVVYTYHLLTQGTTEYLKYCKQAEKDRLSQLVFSTKDELKSCAVEFQDRVLDQMKQHEKLKDMFGDCVVQPKERDLVDSFGHSL; translated from the exons ATGGCTGGTGGCGTTTCCAGTCGAACTCGTAGCAAGAATGTTCAGTTGTTCAATAGTGTTTCCCTTGATGGACCATCTTCCTCTAAATTAAAGCGTAGTAGAAAGGATTATGAAGATGAGACAGGTTTTCACTCTGCTTCTTGTTCTAAAAAAACTAGGGTAAAAGAAAAGTCTTTTGTCTTGTCTCAAAATATTAAGGTTATTtgcattgatgatgatgatgatgatgatggtgatgatgatgtcaAAAGAAAAGTAGGGAGTGATGAAAGTGGAAGAATTGATGGGCTTGATGCTAAAAAACAAGTAGAGAGTGTTGGAGGAAGTCATGATCACTTGGTTGATGAAAACT atgatgatgatgaaagtgaTGAAAGTGAGACTAGTGATGAAGAATTTCAAGTTAATGAGGTGAGTGAAGTTTCTGACAATGATAATATCAATTCATCTTCTTATGACaattatgatgatgatgagaaagaggagaagaaaaaTGTTTGGAGTGTGGTGGAGGAGCTGGTGAGAGAGGTGAAAGATGAAAAAAGTGGAGTGAAAGATGGAAAAAGTGGAATTGAGGAGAGCAATAGTATTGAGGAGGTAAAGATTCAGAATAGTCCTTCTTCTGTACACGGATCGGAGAATGCATATTATGCTAGTGTAACAACCTCTAGTGCCTTAGAGAAGAAGGGTTCTTTTGATCCAATGAAACCTTGTGCTTCTTCAAACCTGTATGAAGAATTCTCGGAGACAACAAAAGCAAAGAGTGTGGAAATTGTCtctcttgatgatgatgatgatgaaagtgtGAATGTTGGTGATTCTGATGAAGGAAAAGAGCAATATGTCCGAGGTTTAGGTGTTGAAGGAGTTTCTTTGTTTCAAACGAAACAAGAAAAGATGGGGGGTTCAGATAAACACACAATCATGGAGAGCAATGAAAGGGATCATGAATATAGAGCTAACATCTATAATGGAGAGAAGAATGAATCCATGGAGAACAAAGGAAGGGGTCATGAAGGTAGAGCTAACATCTATAATGGTGAGAAAAAGGAATTCATGGAGAACAAAGGAAGGGATCATGAAGGTAGAGCTAAGATATATAATGGTGAGAAAAAGGAATTCATGGAGAACAAAGGAAGGGATCATGAAAGTAGAGTTAACATCTATAATGATGAGAAGAAGGAATCCATGGATAACAATGGTTTGATGAATCAAAGGGATAAAAACACACTTTTTCTGCCAAAGGAGTTGCGCTCGACTAAACGTCTTGCTGAATTCTACTGGGGCAACAAGACTACCGTGAAGAATGATTCCATTGTTATGGAGGTGAAGGGTGATGTCGTTGATCGGCAGCCACCACTGGTTTCGGTTGAGGTGCATCCATTGATATGGAGCCTGAAGAAGGTGAAAAAATTGCAAAAGACcaaagaggaggaggaggagcaagTGTTATGGGATGAAATGAATGCATCCCTTAGAGAAGAGGAAGCTGAATCTATG ATTGGAAATTTAGGGGCAAATGGAAAAATGGCAAGTCCATATTCTCTCTGTGAACATGATAGTTTTCTCGACGAAGAGATTGGTGTATATTGCAAATTGTGTGGTTTTGTTTTCACTGATATCAAAGATGTGTCACCACCAGTG GTTGATAGATTTCCCAACGGTTCGGGAAAAAGATCTTCGTTTGATAATTCAGTAAATGTCTCACCCTTGGATGGATCTCAGTTCAATGTTTCTGATGGTGGTGACTCAGAGGCTAATCATTTCTCTCATGTTAAAGGCACAGTTTGGGACCTAATTCCTGGTGTGAAACAAACTTTATATCCTCACCAACAAGAAGGATTTGAGTTCATTTGGAAAAACTTGGCAGGAAACATCAATCTTCACGAGTTGAAGTACGCCGATCCTCATAGAGAGGGTGGCTGTATTATTTCACATGCTCCCGGAACGGGAAAGACAAGGTTGACCATAGTGTTTCTTATGGCTTATTTGAAAGTTTTCCCGGAGTGTCATCCAGTTATTGTTGCTCCTGCGAGTTTGTTACTTACTTGGGAAGATGAGTTCAAAAAATGGGACATTGGAGTTCCATTTCACAATTTTAACAATCTTGAATTATCTGATAAAGAGTACAGAGATGCTGTTAATGCGGATAATTGGTATAATTTACCTCCTAGTAAAGATACAACGCGAAAGGCGAAACTGATTTCGTGGTTCAAAGAAAAGAGCATTATGGGAATCAGTTATAATTTATACGAGAAGCTAgccggaggaggaggaggaggagaaggagaagaattccaagataagaaaaagaaaaaaaatgcaagTGTGGAGAAGACAAAAGACAACAGTGATATCGGAAAGGTTCTACGCGAAATTCCTGGTTTGTTGGTTTTAGATGAAGGACACACACCAAGAAATCAAAGAAGTCGTATTTGGAAGGTATTGTCCAAGATTCAAACAAAGAAGCGAATTATACTCTCCGGAACTCCTTTCCAGAACAACTTCTATGAACTTTACAACACTTTGAGCTTAGTGAAGCCTTCTTTTCCTAACACCATACCGCGTGAGCTGAAGAAGTTTTGCCAGAAGCAGGAACCTAAAAAAACGGCGAAAGAATGGAGCTGGGAAGCAAATAATGGCAACACAAGAGAAAATCCTTCTGACGATAAGATCATGCAATTCAAGTTTCTAATGGATCCTTTTGTTCATGTTCACAAAGGCGCGATCCTTCAAAAGAAGCTTCCTGGACTAAGAGATTGTGTGCTAGCTTTGAAGCCGGACCGTTTGCAAAAACAAATTCTTGAGAGCATTCAAAGTTCTCAAAACACATTGATCTATGAGCATAAAGTGACAATGGCATCAGTTCATCCATCTCTTTTGCTCGAATGCGGTCTTTTGGAAGAAGAGGAATCTGTTATCGACAAGAACCGGTTAGAAAAGCTTAGATTGAACCCTTACGAAGGCGTGAAAACAAAGTTTTTGGTGGAGTTTGTTAGACTTTGTGATGCTGTTAATGAGAAAGTTCTTGTGTTCAGTCAATTCATCCGTCCTTTAAGCTTAATTAAAGACCAATTAAACATGGCTTTTAATTGGAGCGAGGGGAAAGAAATGCTGTACATGGACGGAAAGGTTGATCTAAAGGACAAACAATCCTTAATACATAGCTTCAATGATGAAAATTGCCAAGCAAAGATTCTCCTTGCATCCACAAAAGCTTGCTCCGAGGGAATTAGCTTAGTTGGAGCTTCAAGGGTGGTGCTACTTGATGTTGTATGGAATCCGTCAGTCGAACGACAGGCTATAAGCAGAGCATATAGGATTGGACAGAAGAAGGTTGTATACACTTACCATCTGCTCACTCAAGGGACTACTGAGTACCTAAAATATTGCAAGCAGGCGGAAAAGGATCGCTTATCTCAACTTGTTTTTTCGACTAAGGATGAGTTAAAGAGCTGTGCAGTGGAGTTTCAAGATAGAGTTCTTGATCAAATGAAACAGCATGAAAAGCTCAAAGACATGTTTGGTGACTGTGTGGTACAGCCCAAGGAGCGCGATTTGGTTGACAGTTTCGGCCATTCATTATGA